The Deltaproteobacteria bacterium genome contains a region encoding:
- a CDS encoding DNA polymerase II, which translates to MDQENIFRGYILSREHRESNGRHRLVYTGISDRGPFSIAITDNRPLFFVRRDAVLPEGFVDGRRHRVDLADFEGHPVDALYFDTQRQLSWARQHLESAGIRTYEADIRPEERYLMERFIHGSVVFEGPPAPVGPPFQFTDVRMQNGDFRPEFSILSLDIETGQTGELYSIACHFKGADTANGHPASAGFVEHMLVLMRDPGVGEGYLPPASERPGSTGGSEAALKGSVFMGLPGERLPAGGWMVRFPGEKDLLEAFLVVMKNLDPDVIIGWHVIGFDLLFLEKRFRRYNLPFSIGRFGRIARVWEVRKGVFRADICGRVVIDGPPGLRAAFYRFDNFRLETVAAAVLGHGKTIDEETDKVAEIERRFQEDKTSLAHYNLEDCRLVSDVFSKTGLIDLTFERAMLSGLPMDRVGMSVAAFEFFMLPRMHRHGHVASNVQDVDSKGSAAGGWVFVKAPGFYEHVAVFDFKSLYPSIIRTFKIDPLSRLKAHESPLYTPVGIPFSRTEHVLPALVSKLIARRELAKRDGDPHLSQAIKILMNSFYGVMGTPGCRFYDHRLPAAITGTGQWVLKQTREHLETLGYSVLYGDTDSVFVRLKQEEWHDAHAAAGRLVQNINIFVADKVRKEFGVESRLEIEFERHFERLFLPSLRGGGEGAKKRYVGMVHGEEKDELVFTGLEFVRSDWTRFARNFQYELFDRIFHEREVEGWIRTVAADLRNRVYDGDLIYTKHLRKSPGDYIKGVPPHVKAARMLGKAAEGIREIRYVVTRRGPVPAALPHGDLDYGHYIDKQLKPIADAVLQFFDRSVDDILGGRQLELF; encoded by the coding sequence ATGGACCAGGAAAATATATTCCGGGGCTACATCCTGAGCCGGGAACACCGGGAATCCAATGGCCGGCACCGGCTGGTTTATACCGGCATCAGCGACCGCGGTCCCTTCAGCATCGCCATTACGGATAACCGGCCGCTCTTTTTCGTTCGACGGGATGCGGTTCTTCCCGAGGGGTTCGTCGACGGCCGGCGCCACCGGGTCGACCTGGCGGATTTCGAGGGCCATCCGGTGGATGCCCTCTATTTCGACACCCAGCGCCAATTGTCATGGGCACGCCAGCATCTCGAGTCCGCTGGGATTCGAACCTATGAAGCGGACATACGTCCGGAAGAACGATACCTGATGGAACGCTTTATACATGGGAGCGTTGTTTTCGAGGGGCCGCCCGCACCCGTCGGCCCCCCGTTTCAGTTTACCGATGTCCGTATGCAAAACGGCGATTTCAGGCCGGAATTTTCGATCCTGTCGCTGGACATAGAAACCGGTCAGACAGGTGAACTCTATTCCATCGCCTGCCACTTTAAGGGGGCCGATACCGCAAATGGGCATCCCGCTTCGGCGGGTTTTGTGGAACACATGTTGGTCCTGATGCGGGACCCCGGGGTCGGGGAGGGGTATTTGCCGCCTGCTTCCGAGAGACCGGGCAGCACCGGTGGCAGCGAAGCGGCGTTGAAGGGCTCCGTTTTTATGGGCCTCCCGGGCGAACGGCTTCCCGCAGGTGGCTGGATGGTCCGCTTCCCGGGTGAAAAGGATCTTCTCGAAGCGTTTCTGGTGGTGATGAAAAACCTGGATCCGGATGTTATCATCGGCTGGCATGTGATCGGGTTCGACCTTCTGTTCCTTGAAAAAAGATTCAGGCGTTACAATCTGCCTTTCAGCATCGGCAGGTTCGGTCGCATCGCCCGGGTGTGGGAGGTCCGCAAAGGCGTATTTCGGGCGGACATATGTGGCCGGGTCGTCATCGACGGGCCCCCGGGCTTGAGGGCCGCTTTTTACCGTTTCGACAATTTCCGATTGGAGACCGTCGCTGCGGCTGTACTGGGGCATGGAAAGACGATCGACGAAGAAACGGACAAGGTGGCGGAAATCGAACGGCGGTTCCAGGAGGATAAAACAAGCCTTGCCCATTACAATCTGGAGGACTGCCGGCTGGTGTCGGATGTTTTTTCGAAAACCGGTCTGATCGATCTGACCTTCGAACGGGCAATGTTGAGCGGTTTGCCCATGGACCGGGTCGGCATGTCGGTGGCGGCCTTCGAATTTTTCATGCTGCCCCGGATGCATCGCCACGGTCATGTGGCTTCCAACGTCCAGGATGTAGACAGCAAAGGTTCGGCTGCGGGCGGCTGGGTTTTTGTCAAGGCTCCGGGATTTTACGAGCATGTCGCCGTCTTCGATTTCAAAAGCCTGTACCCGTCCATTATCAGAACCTTCAAAATCGACCCGTTGTCCAGGCTGAAGGCCCATGAAAGCCCGCTGTATACACCGGTGGGCATTCCCTTTTCCAGAACCGAGCACGTTCTCCCGGCGCTGGTCTCAAAACTGATTGCCCGGCGCGAGCTGGCCAAGCGGGATGGAGACCCGCATCTCTCCCAGGCCATCAAGATTTTGATGAACAGCTTCTACGGTGTCATGGGAACACCGGGCTGCCGCTTCTACGATCACCGATTGCCGGCGGCCATCACGGGAACCGGGCAGTGGGTGTTGAAGCAGACCCGCGAGCACCTTGAAACGCTGGGATACAGCGTGTTGTATGGCGATACCGACTCCGTGTTCGTACGGCTCAAACAGGAGGAGTGGCACGATGCCCATGCCGCTGCCGGTCGCCTGGTTCAAAATATCAACATTTTTGTCGCCGACAAGGTCAGAAAAGAGTTCGGCGTGGAGTCACGCCTGGAGATCGAGTTCGAGCGCCATTTTGAGCGGCTTTTCCTCCCTTCCCTCCGGGGCGGCGGCGAGGGGGCCAAGAAAAGGTATGTCGGTATGGTACACGGGGAAGAGAAGGATGAACTCGTGTTCACCGGCCTCGAATTCGTCCGTTCAGACTGGACCCGCTTCGCCAGAAATTTTCAATACGAGCTGTTCGATCGTATTTTTCACGAACGGGAGGTGGAAGGCTGGATAAGGACGGTGGCCGCAGATCTCAGAAATCGTGTCTACGATGGAGATTTGATCTATACCAAGCATCTCAGGAAGTCCCCCGGCGATTATATCAAGGGTGTCCCCCCGCATGTGAAGGCGGCCCGCATGTTGGGTAAAGCGGCCGAAGGAATACGCGAGATCCGGTATGTAGTAACCAGGCGCGGTCCTGTACCGGCGGCGCTGCCCCACGGCGATCTCGATTATGGTCACTATATCGACAAGCAGCTGAAGCCGATTGCCGATGCCGTACTGCAGTTTTTTGACCGGAGCGTCGATGACATACTCGGCGGCCGTCAGCTCGAATTATTCTAA
- a CDS encoding DMT family transporter: protein MMNPILPPILLTMFALVAFAANSILCRMALGDAAIDPASFATIRLLSGAAVLWLTVRVTSRSNAADRPGNWVSTAMLFVYAAAFSFAYVSLDTGIGALILFGFVQATMIIAGILRGERSHVWVWCGLVIALAGLAYLCLPNAEAPSLPGAFLMALAGISWGGYSLRGLRVERPAAVTADNFMKSVPLAVAFSLILLPTWNLSTRGVLLAVFSGGLTSGIGYVAWYAALRHLSATRAAILQLLVPVIAAAGGVVILSEQVTLRLALSGALILGGVGLALRGRER from the coding sequence ATGATGAATCCCATACTGCCGCCAATTCTGTTGACGATGTTTGCCCTGGTCGCCTTTGCCGCCAATTCCATTCTCTGCAGGATGGCGTTGGGGGATGCGGCCATCGATCCGGCCAGTTTTGCAACGATACGACTGCTATCCGGGGCGGCCGTGTTGTGGCTGACGGTGAGAGTCACCTCCAGGAGCAATGCTGCCGACCGCCCGGGAAACTGGGTGTCGACGGCCATGCTGTTTGTTTATGCGGCGGCATTTTCTTTTGCGTATGTCAGCCTGGACACCGGCATAGGCGCCTTGATCCTGTTCGGCTTCGTGCAGGCTACCATGATAATCGCGGGGATTCTCCGCGGTGAAAGGTCACATGTGTGGGTTTGGTGCGGTTTGGTGATCGCTCTTGCCGGCCTGGCTTATCTGTGCCTTCCCAACGCGGAAGCGCCTTCGCTCCCGGGCGCCTTCCTCATGGCCCTGGCCGGCATTTCCTGGGGGGGCTACTCCCTGCGCGGTTTAAGGGTCGAGCGGCCCGCAGCGGTAACTGCCGACAACTTTATGAAAAGTGTGCCCCTGGCCGTGGCTTTCAGCTTGATTCTGCTGCCGACATGGAATCTGTCCACCAGAGGTGTTTTGCTGGCCGTTTTCAGCGGGGGGCTGACGTCGGGGATCGGCTACGTGGCCTGGTACGCGGCCCTGCGGCACCTTTCGGCAACCCGGGCGGCCATCCTGCAACTGCTGGTTCCGGTTATCGCCGCTGCGGGAGGCGTCGTGATTCTGTCGGAACAGGTCACCCTGCGCCTTGCACTGTCGGGGGCGCTGATTCTCGGCGGCGTGGGGTTGGCGTTGAGAGGCCGGGAGCGGTAA